One region of Halomicrobium sp. LC1Hm genomic DNA includes:
- a CDS encoding universal stress protein, translating into MDDALVVLDTDERGRELLTEAAQLAGGADARLHVLSLLTHEAFEEKRDSLDAVAEEEHTSYDDSAIMDDVHQEAAAVVEEVVGDYDVEWDVLAGRIGQAENEADRILEAAADNDIDHVFLTGDQRSPTGKAVFGDRAQAVIINFDGPVTSLLG; encoded by the coding sequence ATGGACGACGCACTCGTCGTACTCGATACGGACGAACGCGGTCGCGAACTGTTGACCGAGGCCGCGCAGCTGGCCGGTGGCGCAGACGCGCGACTCCACGTGCTCTCCTTGCTCACTCACGAGGCGTTCGAAGAGAAACGCGACTCGCTCGACGCCGTGGCCGAGGAGGAACACACGAGCTACGACGACAGCGCGATCATGGACGACGTTCACCAGGAGGCGGCGGCGGTCGTCGAGGAGGTCGTCGGCGACTACGACGTCGAGTGGGACGTCCTCGCGGGACGCATCGGACAGGCCGAAAACGAGGCCGACCGCATCCTCGAAGCCGCCGCGGACAACGACATCGACCACGTGTTTCTCACCGGCGACCAGCGGTCCCCGACCGGCAAGGCGGTGTTCGGCGACCGCGCCCAGGCCGTGATTATCAACTTCGACGGCCCCGTCACCTCACTGCTTGGCTGA
- a CDS encoding SDR family oxidoreductase, with product MTSERETAGTALITGASAGIGAALAREFARHGHDLVLVARRAARLESLAADLERYGVTTHVVAMDLAADDAPDRLWATLADRGIAVQTLVNNVGVGTHGPFAESDPDEERTQLRLNVSVLVELTRRFLDGRDAGQVLNVGSVAGFVPGAYMAGYYASKAYVNSFSQALAAEHRDSAVDVTVLCPGPTETEFQERAGMGDSAVGRTLCDTPERVARAGYRGLQRGEAVVVPGLAMTVLVGLLSFVPRPLQRWGSRLVNGNR from the coding sequence GTGACCAGCGAACGGGAGACGGCCGGGACGGCGCTGATCACGGGTGCAAGCGCCGGGATCGGTGCGGCGCTGGCCCGGGAGTTCGCCCGCCACGGACACGACCTCGTTCTCGTGGCCCGCCGGGCGGCCCGCCTCGAATCACTCGCGGCCGACCTCGAACGCTACGGCGTCACGACTCACGTCGTCGCGATGGATCTAGCGGCGGACGACGCGCCCGATCGGCTGTGGGCGACGCTGGCGGACCGTGGCATCGCCGTCCAGACGCTGGTCAACAACGTCGGCGTCGGCACGCACGGCCCCTTCGCGGAGAGCGACCCCGACGAGGAGCGGACACAGCTCCGGCTCAACGTCTCGGTGCTCGTCGAACTGACCCGCCGGTTTCTCGACGGCCGGGACGCCGGGCAGGTGCTCAACGTCGGCTCGGTCGCGGGCTTCGTCCCCGGCGCGTACATGGCTGGCTACTACGCCAGCAAGGCCTACGTCAACAGCTTCTCCCAGGCACTGGCGGCCGAACACCGGGACAGCGCCGTCGACGTGACGGTGCTGTGTCCCGGCCCGACCGAGACGGAGTTCCAGGAGCGGGCGGGGATGGGCGACTCGGCGGTCGGTCGTACCCTCTGTGACACGCCCGAACGGGTGGCGCGGGCGGGATACCGGGGACTCCAGCGCGGCGAGGCCGTCGTCGTGCCGGGGCTGGCGATGACCGTGCTCGTGGGGCTGCTCTCGTTCGTCCCGCGCCCACTCCAGCGGTGGGGGAGTCGGCTCGTCAACGGGAACCGTTGA
- a CDS encoding non-canonical purine NTP pyrophosphatase codes for MLKFVTTNPGKVHEAREYLGAETVEQFDFDYTEVQGDDLAAVAAHGAREAYRAVGEPVIVDDSGLFVDALDGFPGPYSSYVEDRLGIERVWRLTEPEDDHSAAFETVVAYCDGDGFEAAPSSVDHDDRRGHDLAADERGGATTDAQVDGAALPVKLFRGRVPGTIVAPRGDGGFGFDPIFEHDGATFAEMDTERKNAVSHRGRALSTFAEWVETTGRIDG; via the coding sequence ATGCTCAAGTTCGTCACGACCAACCCCGGGAAGGTCCACGAAGCCAGGGAGTACCTGGGCGCGGAGACGGTCGAGCAGTTCGACTTCGACTACACCGAGGTGCAGGGCGACGACCTCGCGGCCGTCGCCGCCCACGGCGCACGCGAGGCCTACCGGGCGGTCGGTGAGCCGGTCATCGTCGACGACTCCGGTCTGTTCGTCGACGCGCTCGATGGGTTCCCCGGTCCGTACTCGTCGTACGTCGAAGACCGGCTCGGCATCGAGCGGGTCTGGCGACTCACCGAACCGGAAGACGACCACAGCGCCGCCTTCGAGACCGTCGTCGCCTACTGCGACGGCGACGGTTTCGAGGCTGCACCCAGCTCCGTCGATCACGACGACCGGCGCGGCCACGATCTGGCTGCCGACGAGCGGGGCGGAGCGACCACCGACGCGCAGGTCGACGGTGCGGCGCTCCCGGTGAAGCTGTTCCGCGGGCGCGTCCCCGGGACGATCGTCGCGCCGCGAGGGGACGGCGGCTTCGGCTTCGACCCGATCTTCGAACACGACGGCGCGACCTTCGCCGAGATGGACACCGAGCGGAAAAACGCCGTCAGCCACCGGGGCCGGGCGCTTTCGACGTTCGCCGAGTGGGTCGAGACGACGGGTCGGATCGATGGCTAA
- a CDS encoding MBL fold metallo-hydrolase produces MAVYTVTDGAETFTCNAYLVTGERTTLVDAGAYAGVVDAIRDHVDELDRVVLTHQHGDHVAELAAVLDAFDAELYAYGEHPRRDHALADEDTVTVGDHDCTVVYTPGHADDHVSLVSETALFSGDVVVHDDGAFDDGSFGRTDAPDQSRERLIESIRNLLDRLPASVGAMYAGHGSVFEGDVRAVVERALERAERREPKYPAE; encoded by the coding sequence ATGGCAGTCTACACCGTCACCGACGGCGCAGAGACGTTCACCTGCAACGCCTATCTGGTCACGGGCGAACGGACGACGCTGGTCGACGCCGGTGCGTACGCCGGCGTCGTGGACGCGATCAGAGACCACGTCGACGAACTCGATCGGGTCGTTCTGACCCACCAGCACGGCGACCACGTCGCGGAGCTGGCCGCCGTCCTGGACGCGTTCGACGCCGAACTGTACGCCTACGGCGAGCACCCGCGACGAGACCACGCGCTCGCCGACGAGGACACCGTCACGGTCGGCGACCACGACTGTACGGTCGTGTACACGCCGGGCCACGCCGACGACCACGTCTCGCTGGTCTCCGAGACGGCGCTGTTCTCCGGCGACGTGGTCGTCCACGACGACGGCGCGTTCGACGACGGGAGCTTCGGCCGGACGGACGCCCCAGATCAGTCTCGCGAGCGGCTCATCGAGTCGATTCGGAACCTCCTCGACCGGCTCCCCGCGTCGGTCGGGGCGATGTACGCCGGCCACGGCAGCGTCTTCGAGGGCGACGTGCGAGCGGTCGTCGAACGCGCGCTCGAACGGGCAGAGCGCCGAGAGCCGAAGTACCCAGCAGAGTAG
- a CDS encoding DUF5808 domain-containing protein → MADKPQSGELFGVPYNFERPSVRRMLSSYWQPGDSMLVEKPFGIGYSLNLANWRSWVVLAVVGALVWQEQGGVETEPDAEDEAVEVVVD, encoded by the coding sequence ATGGCCGACAAACCACAGTCCGGCGAACTCTTCGGAGTGCCGTACAACTTCGAACGCCCGAGCGTTCGACGGATGCTGTCCTCGTACTGGCAACCCGGCGACTCGATGCTCGTCGAGAAACCGTTCGGAATCGGGTACTCGCTGAACCTCGCCAACTGGCGCTCCTGGGTCGTCCTCGCGGTCGTCGGCGCACTGGTCTGGCAAGAGCAGGGCGGCGTCGAGACGGAGCCAGACGCCGAGGACGAAGCGGTCGAAGTCGTCGTCGACTGA
- a CDS encoding bifunctional N(6)-L-threonylcarbamoyladenine synthase/serine/threonine protein kinase has product MRVLGIEGTAWAASAAIFEADDSELRDPSAAASGDHVFIETDAYQPDSGGIHPREAAEHMGEAIPAVVERALEHARERAPDTETGPPIDAVAFSRGPGLGPCLRIVGTAARAVAQRFDVALVGVNHMVAHLEVGRYFSGFSAPICLNASGANAHVLGYRSGRYRVLGETMDTGVGNALDKFTRHVGWSHPGGPKVEDHATRGTYVDLPYVVKGMDFSFSGIMSAAKQATDRGTPVEDVCRGLEETIFAMLTEVAERALSLTDADELVLGGGVGQNERLRSMLAEMCTQRGAEFYAPEPRFLRDNAGMIAILGARMYAAGDTLSIPDSGIDSDFRPDQVEVTWDAGEPVARVGGDADEIQGAEALVRFEGDRVIKERRPRSYRHPKLDERLRSERTRQEARLTSEARRHGVPTPVIYDVDPRDARIVFQRVGQRELRDGLTEERVRAVGRHLAAIHDAGFVHGDPTTRNVRVGEGDPGVFLIDFGLGYYTRDTEDHAMDLHVLDQSLAGTTDDAERLRAAVADAYRTASERDDTVLDRLDAIEDRGRYQ; this is encoded by the coding sequence ATGCGCGTTCTCGGCATCGAAGGCACAGCCTGGGCAGCCAGTGCTGCGATCTTCGAGGCGGACGACAGTGAGCTTCGAGATCCCTCGGCGGCCGCCAGTGGCGACCATGTCTTCATCGAGACCGACGCCTACCAGCCCGATAGCGGCGGCATCCACCCCCGCGAGGCCGCAGAACACATGGGAGAGGCGATCCCGGCTGTCGTCGAGCGCGCTCTCGAACACGCCCGCGAGCGAGCGCCCGACACGGAGACGGGCCCGCCCATCGACGCCGTCGCCTTCTCGCGTGGCCCCGGCCTGGGACCGTGTCTGCGGATCGTCGGGACGGCGGCGCGGGCGGTCGCCCAGCGGTTCGACGTGGCGCTGGTCGGCGTCAACCACATGGTCGCACACCTCGAAGTCGGGCGCTACTTCTCGGGGTTTTCCGCGCCCATCTGCCTGAACGCCTCGGGTGCCAACGCGCACGTCCTCGGGTACCGCTCGGGACGATATCGCGTGCTCGGCGAGACGATGGACACCGGCGTCGGCAACGCCCTCGACAAGTTCACGCGCCACGTCGGCTGGTCTCACCCCGGCGGTCCCAAGGTCGAAGACCACGCGACGCGCGGGACGTACGTCGATCTCCCCTACGTGGTCAAGGGGATGGACTTCTCTTTCTCGGGGATCATGTCCGCCGCCAAGCAGGCAACCGACCGCGGTACGCCGGTCGAAGACGTCTGTCGCGGACTCGAGGAGACGATCTTCGCGATGCTGACCGAAGTCGCCGAGCGCGCCCTCTCGCTGACCGACGCCGACGAACTCGTCCTCGGGGGCGGCGTCGGCCAGAACGAGCGTCTCCGCTCGATGCTCGCGGAGATGTGTACACAGCGCGGTGCGGAGTTCTACGCGCCCGAGCCCCGCTTTCTCCGAGACAACGCCGGGATGATCGCGATTCTGGGCGCGCGGATGTACGCGGCCGGCGACACGCTGTCGATACCCGACTCCGGCATCGACTCTGACTTCCGGCCCGATCAGGTCGAGGTGACCTGGGACGCGGGCGAACCGGTCGCCCGCGTTGGCGGCGACGCCGACGAGATTCAGGGGGCCGAAGCGCTCGTCCGCTTCGAGGGCGACCGCGTGATCAAGGAGCGCCGTCCCCGCTCGTATCGCCACCCGAAACTGGACGAGCGGCTGCGCTCGGAGCGCACCAGACAAGAGGCCCGCCTCACCAGCGAGGCCCGCCGGCACGGCGTTCCGACGCCGGTGATCTACGACGTGGACCCACGGGACGCCCGGATCGTCTTCCAGCGGGTCGGTCAGCGAGAACTGCGCGACGGGCTGACCGAGGAGCGAGTCCGGGCGGTCGGCCGGCACCTCGCTGCGATCCACGACGCCGGCTTCGTCCACGGCGATCCGACGACGCGGAACGTCCGCGTCGGGGAAGGCGACCCCGGCGTCTTCCTCATCGACTTCGGACTGGGCTACTACACGCGAGACACCGAGGACCACGCGATGGACCTGCACGTCCTCGATCAGTCGCTGGCCGGGACCACCGACGACGCCGAGCGGCTCCGGGCCGCCGTGGCCGACGCCTACCGGACCGCAAGCGAGCGCGACGACACCGTCCTCGACCGTCTCGACGCGATCGAGGATCGCGGCCGATACCAGTGA